The following DNA comes from Candidatus Neomarinimicrobiota bacterium.
TCAACAGGTGTTAACGTGATAGATGTGGGGATAGTACCGACACCTGTGAATTATTACAGCATGTTTGTACTGCAAGTCGATGGAGCTGTGCAGATTACTGGTAGTCATAATCCATCGGATATGAATGGATTTAAAATGTCTTATGATAAAAAAGCAGTTTATGGGAAAGATATTCAGTACTTGAGAGAGTTGATTGAAAAAGGTTCATTCAGAACAGGTAAGGGTAGCTTTCAAAAAAAGGAAATTCTACAGGATTATATAAATTATATAGTTTCCAAGGTAAAGTTGGAAAGGAAATTGAAGGTTGCAATGGACTGCGGGAACGGTACTGCTGGTCTTGCTGCCCCTGAAATTTTTAAGAAAATTGGTTGCGGTTTGAAAGAACTTTTCTGTGAGATCGATGGTACTTTTCCGAACCATCATCCTGATCCAACTGTTTTAAGCAACCTGAAATGGTTGATTGATGAGATAAAAAAATGTGATTATGACTTTGGTGTTGCCTATGATGGTGATGCAGATAGAATTGGGGTTGTGGATGATAAAGGAAATATCATCTTTGCTGACTATATAATGATTTTATTCCTGGATGAGGTTATAAAAAAGAGTGGAGAGACTATCGTTTTTGATGTTAAGTGTTCTCAGGTGCTGGAAGACCAAATAAAGAGACTTGGTGGGAAACCATTTATGTGGAAGACAGGACATTCTCTGATAAAGGAAAAGATGAGGGAATTGCGGGTTCCTTTTGCTGGGGAGATGAGTGGGCATATTTTCTTTGCAGATGATTATTTTGGTTATGATGATGCGATCTACGTATCAGCGAGATTTGCACAAAAAGTTTCGAGGCTTGATAAAAAACTATCGGAGAAGTTAAAAGAGTATCCTCATTATTATTCAACGCCAGAGATGAGGCTTGAATGTCCTGATGATAAAACAAAATTTGAAATTGCAAAAAAGGCTCATGACTATTTTATGAAAAATTATGATTGTATAGATGTCGATGGTGTAAGGATAAAATTTAAGGATGGATGGGGACTTGTTAGAGCTTCTAATACTCAACCTGTTATCGTAACAAGGTTTGAAGCCATCAGTGAGGGAAGGTTGAACGAGATCAAGGAGTTAGTATTAAATAAGCTTAAAGAATTTGGTGAAATTAAAATCTCGGAGTAACCTTTGAAAGATTTTGAGGCAAAAATTTTAAATTTAAGGGAATTTATAGATAATCAGATGGATTCTATAGCAGGGAATCTGGTTTTTGA
Coding sequences within:
- a CDS encoding phosphomannomutase/phosphoglucomutase; the encoded protein is MNPYIFREYDIRGVVEKDFTDEVVVNLGKAFGSYVIEKGGSRIVISGDVRISTPRLKELFTEGLLSTGVNVIDVGIVPTPVNYYSMFVLQVDGAVQITGSHNPSDMNGFKMSYDKKAVYGKDIQYLRELIEKGSFRTGKGSFQKKEILQDYINYIVSKVKLERKLKVAMDCGNGTAGLAAPEIFKKIGCGLKELFCEIDGTFPNHHPDPTVLSNLKWLIDEIKKCDYDFGVAYDGDADRIGVVDDKGNIIFADYIMILFLDEVIKKSGETIVFDVKCSQVLEDQIKRLGGKPFMWKTGHSLIKEKMRELRVPFAGEMSGHIFFADDYFGYDDAIYVSARFAQKVSRLDKKLSEKLKEYPHYYSTPEMRLECPDDKTKFEIAKKAHDYFMKNYDCIDVDGVRIKFKDGWGLVRASNTQPVIVTRFEAISEGRLNEIKELVLNKLKEFGEIKISE